The Sphingobium sp. JS3065 genome includes a region encoding these proteins:
- a CDS encoding EI24 domain-containing protein: MILTAAFRAFPSIFHGAALRLLLKTLLLTLFAFALLAAALWSGIHAARLHFGWDAQWGGLAEATATAMVMIAAAWLLFRATAMAIMNLFADDIIGAVERDSYPQAAARACPVGWGRSLHFALRSLLRAVGWNLLAVPAYALLLVTGVGTIGLFLILNAALLGRDLADMVEPRHPDLPPIPRGSRWLMGLVSALLFLVPILNLLAPIWSAAMAVHMLHGARRKMP; the protein is encoded by the coding sequence ATGATCCTGACCGCCGCCTTCCGGGCCTTTCCCTCGATCTTCCACGGCGCCGCGCTGCGCCTGCTGCTCAAGACGCTGCTGCTGACCCTGTTCGCCTTCGCGCTGCTCGCCGCCGCGCTGTGGAGCGGCATTCACGCCGCCCGGCTGCATTTCGGCTGGGACGCGCAATGGGGCGGGCTGGCGGAGGCGACGGCCACCGCGATGGTGATGATCGCCGCCGCCTGGCTGCTGTTCCGCGCCACCGCCATGGCCATCATGAACCTGTTCGCGGACGACATCATCGGCGCGGTCGAACGCGACAGCTATCCGCAAGCCGCCGCCCGCGCCTGCCCGGTCGGCTGGGGGCGCAGCCTGCATTTCGCGCTGCGCTCCCTCCTGCGGGCCGTCGGCTGGAACCTGCTGGCGGTGCCTGCCTATGCGCTGCTGCTGGTGACGGGGGTCGGCACCATCGGCCTGTTCCTGATCCTCAACGCCGCCCTGCTGGGCCGCGACCTGGCCGACATGGTCGAGCCGCGCCATCCCGACCTGCCGCCCATCCCGCGCGGCAGCCGGTGGCTCATGGGCCTCGTCTCGGCGCTTCTGTTCCTTGTACCGATCCTCAACCTGCTTGCGCCGATCTGGAGCGCGGCTATGGCGGTCCACATGCTGCACGGTGCCCGAAGGAAAATGCCATGA
- a CDS encoding NAD(P)/FAD-dependent oxidoreductase — MPQNDHNVDVAIIGAGPAGLTAAYLLTKKGYSVRVIEKDPVYVGGISRTVEWEGFRFDIGGHRFFSKSKEVVDLWNEILPDDFIQRPRMSRIYYEGKFYSYPLRAFEALGNLGIWRSTLCMASFAKAKLFPNRDVRSFQDWTVNAFGHKLFSIFFKTYTEKVWGMPCDEMSADWAAQRIKGLSLWGAVVDGLKRSLGLNRRPNDGMATKTLLESFRYPRLGPGMMWDAARDFVVEGGNQVLMAHSLDQLSQDQANGRWRMVAQGPDGEVAINAAHVISSAPMRELAGRIHPLPATLGHAMELKYRDFLTVALMVKGRDIFPDNWIYIHDSKVKVGRIQNFRSWSPEMVPDPDLACVGLEYFCFEGDGLWSASDADLIDLAKREMAILGLCDPGDVVGGAVVRQEKAYPVYDDSYAANVLATRTELQRLYPTLHLVGRNGMHRYNNQDHAMMTAMLTVRNIEAGEQLYDIWAVNEDAEYHEAGEEGQDAAGQHAALSSERLVPNRLKAA; from the coding sequence ATGCCGCAGAACGACCACAATGTGGATGTCGCCATTATTGGCGCGGGTCCGGCTGGCCTTACCGCTGCTTATTTGCTGACCAAAAAAGGTTATTCGGTCCGGGTGATCGAAAAGGATCCCGTCTATGTTGGCGGGATCAGCCGAACGGTGGAATGGGAGGGCTTTCGTTTCGACATTGGCGGCCATCGCTTCTTTTCCAAGTCGAAGGAGGTCGTCGACCTCTGGAACGAAATCCTGCCCGATGATTTCATCCAGCGCCCCCGGATGAGCCGCATCTATTATGAGGGCAAATTCTACAGCTATCCGCTGCGCGCCTTCGAAGCGCTCGGCAATCTGGGCATCTGGCGCTCGACGCTCTGCATGGCGAGTTTCGCCAAGGCAAAGCTGTTCCCCAATCGCGACGTCCGCTCCTTCCAGGACTGGACCGTCAACGCCTTCGGCCACAAGCTGTTCTCCATCTTCTTCAAAACCTATACGGAGAAGGTCTGGGGCATGCCCTGCGACGAGATGTCGGCGGACTGGGCGGCGCAGCGCATCAAGGGCCTGTCGCTCTGGGGCGCGGTCGTGGACGGCCTGAAGCGGTCGCTCGGCCTCAACAGGCGGCCCAATGACGGCATGGCGACCAAGACGCTGCTGGAAAGCTTCCGCTATCCGCGCCTCGGCCCCGGCATGATGTGGGACGCGGCGCGCGATTTCGTGGTGGAGGGCGGCAATCAAGTGCTGATGGCCCATAGCCTGGACCAGCTTTCGCAGGATCAGGCCAACGGTCGCTGGCGCATGGTCGCGCAGGGACCGGACGGCGAAGTCGCGATCAACGCCGCCCATGTCATCAGTTCCGCGCCGATGCGCGAACTGGCCGGGCGCATCCATCCGCTGCCTGCGACGCTGGGCCATGCGATGGAACTCAAATATCGCGACTTCCTGACCGTGGCGCTGATGGTGAAGGGTCGGGATATCTTCCCCGACAACTGGATCTACATCCACGACAGCAAGGTGAAGGTCGGCCGCATCCAGAATTTCCGGAGCTGGTCGCCCGAAATGGTGCCCGATCCGGACCTGGCCTGCGTCGGCCTGGAATATTTCTGTTTCGAGGGCGACGGCCTCTGGTCGGCGAGCGACGCCGATCTGATCGACCTGGCGAAGAGGGAAATGGCGATCCTTGGCCTGTGCGATCCCGGCGATGTCGTTGGCGGCGCGGTGGTGCGGCAGGAAAAGGCCTATCCGGTCTATGACGACAGCTATGCCGCCAATGTCCTCGCCACGCGGACGGAGTTGCAGCGGCTTTACCCCACGCTGCATCTGGTCGGCCGCAACGGCATGCACCGCTACAATAATCAGGACCATGCGATGATGACGGCGATGCTGACCGTCCGCAACATCGAGGCGGGCGAACAGCTTTACGACATTTGGGCGGTCAATGAAGACGCCGAATATCATGAGGCGGGGGAGGAAGGCCAGGACGCAGCCGGACAGCACGCCGCCCTGTCGAGCGAACGCCTGGTGCCCAACCGATTGAAGGCGGCCTGA
- the msrB gene encoding peptide-methionine (R)-S-oxide reductase MsrB — protein MTLSMDRRRFLGIGGCAATMLVLWQSGLGRAEAAYPFALGDAEWRKRLSPLAYRVLRRRSTEHPFTSPLNKEHRPGTFACAGCAQPLFSSKTKFDSGTGWPSFWAPLPRSVGTSRDFELGYPRTEVHCSRCGGHLGHVFDDGPKPTGKRYCMNGVALTFVPG, from the coding sequence ATGACGCTGTCCATGGATCGGCGGCGATTTCTCGGCATCGGCGGCTGCGCCGCGACGATGCTTGTCCTGTGGCAATCGGGGCTGGGCAGGGCCGAAGCCGCCTATCCCTTCGCCCTCGGCGATGCGGAATGGCGCAAAAGGCTGAGTCCGCTCGCCTATCGGGTGCTGCGTCGGCGCTCGACCGAACATCCCTTCACCAGCCCGCTCAACAAGGAACATCGTCCGGGCACCTTCGCCTGCGCGGGCTGCGCCCAACCGCTGTTCAGTTCAAAGACCAAATTCGATAGCGGCACAGGCTGGCCCAGCTTCTGGGCGCCCCTGCCCCGATCCGTCGGCACGTCACGCGATTTCGAACTCGGCTATCCCCGCACCGAGGTGCATTGCAGCCGTTGCGGCGGGCATCTGGGCCATGTCTTCGACGACGGGCCGAAGCCCACCGGAAAGCGTTACTGCATGAACGGCGTCGCGCTGACCTTCGTGCCGGGCTGA
- a CDS encoding ABC transporter ATP-binding protein, with protein sequence MIGVPQPTYAVEGHGLVKTFGDFRAVDGIDIAVPAGSIYGILGPNGAGKTTMLRTLLGIIDPDEGSRSLLGDAVPLRQARNVGYLPEERGLYPSMKAFEAVAFMGALRGLPLKAGRERARAMLADYGMGASAEKPIRQLSKGMAQTVQLFGTIIHEPRLIVLDEPFSGLDAFNQGKLEALIRDQARRGVTVLFSTHVIAHAERLCERVAIVAGGRVRFEGTVDDARNRLRPQVRLRTRASDGGWRRALPAETLAQDGTWHFALPQDGIEPLLRALLDSNAGIESLSIERPGLHDAFVAIAGEAAARQMRDDQAREEAA encoded by the coding sequence ATGATCGGGGTTCCTCAACCGACCTATGCCGTCGAAGGCCATGGTCTTGTCAAGACATTCGGCGATTTCCGGGCGGTCGACGGCATCGACATCGCCGTGCCCGCCGGGTCGATCTACGGCATTCTCGGCCCCAATGGCGCGGGCAAGACGACGATGCTGCGCACCCTGCTGGGCATCATCGACCCCGATGAAGGGTCGCGCAGCCTGTTGGGCGATGCCGTTCCGCTGCGTCAGGCCCGCAATGTCGGCTATCTGCCGGAAGAACGCGGCCTTTACCCCTCGATGAAGGCGTTCGAGGCGGTCGCCTTCATGGGCGCGCTGCGCGGCCTGCCGCTCAAGGCCGGGCGGGAACGCGCCCGCGCCATGCTGGCGGATTACGGCATGGGCGCCTCCGCCGAAAAGCCGATCCGCCAATTGTCGAAGGGCATGGCCCAGACCGTCCAGCTTTTCGGCACGATCATCCACGAACCGCGCCTGATCGTCCTGGACGAGCCTTTTTCCGGCCTGGACGCCTTCAACCAGGGCAAGCTGGAGGCGCTGATCCGCGACCAGGCCCGGCGCGGCGTGACGGTGCTCTTTTCCACCCATGTCATCGCCCATGCCGAACGGCTGTGCGAACGGGTCGCCATCGTCGCGGGTGGCCGCGTCCGCTTCGAAGGCACGGTGGACGATGCCCGCAACCGCCTGCGCCCGCAGGTCCGCCTGCGCACCCGCGCCAGCGACGGCGGCTGGCGCCGCGCCCTGCCCGCCGAAACCCTGGCGCAGGACGGCACATGGCATTTCGCCCTGCCGCAGGACGGCATCGAACCGCTGCTGCGCGCTTTGCTCGACAGCAATGCCGGGATCGAAAGCCTGTCGATCGAGCGGCCCGGCCTGCACGACGCCTTCGTCGCCATCGCCGGGGAAGCGGCGGCGCGGCAGATGCGGGACGATCAGGCGCGGGAGGAAGCGGCATGA
- a CDS encoding GtrA family protein, protein MPHWVRTMAGPVNAVIGRFTFTRYLLASICALSGDFALFMMLNHMGLPPALAALGGYSGGLVLHWLISVRFVFEMPQPATHAQRIAFIASALIGMAITMTVVGGLSGLGLSPAMAKLMAVPVSFLSVYAIRKYGIFARA, encoded by the coding sequence ATGCCCCATTGGGTGCGCACTATGGCCGGGCCGGTGAACGCCGTCATTGGCCGTTTCACCTTCACGCGCTATCTGCTGGCCAGCATCTGCGCCCTGTCGGGCGACTTTGCGCTGTTCATGATGTTGAACCATATGGGCCTGCCGCCCGCCCTCGCCGCGCTTGGCGGCTATTCGGGCGGACTTGTCCTGCATTGGCTGATCAGCGTTCGCTTCGTCTTCGAAATGCCGCAACCGGCCACCCATGCGCAGCGCATCGCCTTCATCGCCAGCGCGCTGATCGGCATGGCGATCACCATGACGGTGGTCGGCGGCTTGAGCGGCCTGGGCCTGTCGCCCGCAATGGCCAAGCTGATGGCGGTTCCGGTCAGCTTCCTGTCCGTCTATGCGATCCGGAAATATGGCATCTTCGCCCGCGCTTGA
- a CDS encoding ABC transporter permease yields the protein MTEMLRAAFVIARRDFTAVVLSRTFIFFLLGPLFPIVIGMAFGGLGDRISTTDLRPVVGIAMSPADTARMQRAHARLAERMGPQGLPVLRGVPLSPAPRIQLAKANADVMVIVSGSPARPVMTGQPQDIQRLEGDISLLASAAMAEKSLHMVHVEAQQVATSVGAQTQGRLVIGRIAQIVIFFLTILLAGMILSNLVEEKTNKIIEILAAAVPVDAIFLGKLMAMLAMSFVGILFWGATAFSVFLALKPPGVGLPVPAVGWPAFLILAIVYFAMAYTLLGSLFLGIGAQAATVREVQTLNMPVTMGQMLIFFFATYAVDKMGSPPEIAAVILPFSSPFAMIARAAQSDALWPHLLAIAWQMLWVGLIIRIGVLLFRRHVLKSGGGWWKQLFRSATG from the coding sequence ATGACCGAAATGCTGCGCGCCGCCTTCGTCATCGCCCGGCGGGATTTCACCGCCGTCGTGCTGTCCCGCACCTTCATCTTCTTCCTGCTTGGCCCGCTGTTTCCCATCGTCATCGGCATGGCGTTCGGCGGCTTGGGCGACCGGATCTCCACCACCGACCTGCGCCCGGTCGTCGGCATCGCCATGTCGCCCGCCGATACGGCGCGGATGCAGCGCGCCCACGCCCGGCTGGCCGAACGCATGGGGCCTCAAGGGCTGCCTGTGCTGCGCGGCGTGCCCCTGTCGCCCGCGCCCCGCATTCAACTGGCGAAGGCGAATGCCGACGTCATGGTGATCGTGTCCGGCTCCCCCGCCCGGCCGGTGATGACCGGCCAGCCGCAGGATATCCAGCGGCTGGAGGGTGACATCAGCCTGCTCGCCAGCGCCGCGATGGCCGAAAAGTCGCTGCATATGGTGCATGTGGAGGCGCAGCAGGTCGCGACCAGCGTCGGCGCGCAGACCCAGGGCAGGCTGGTGATCGGACGGATCGCCCAGATCGTGATCTTCTTCCTGACGATATTGCTGGCGGGCATGATCCTGTCCAATCTGGTCGAGGAAAAGACGAACAAGATCATCGAGATACTGGCCGCCGCCGTGCCGGTCGACGCGATCTTCCTGGGCAAGCTGATGGCGATGCTGGCGATGAGCTTCGTCGGCATCCTCTTCTGGGGCGCGACGGCCTTCAGCGTGTTCCTGGCGTTGAAGCCCCCCGGCGTCGGCCTGCCGGTTCCTGCCGTCGGCTGGCCGGCCTTCCTGATCCTTGCCATCGTCTATTTCGCCATGGCCTATACGCTGCTCGGCTCCCTCTTCCTGGGGATCGGCGCGCAGGCGGCGACGGTGCGCGAAGTGCAGACGCTGAACATGCCCGTCACCATGGGGCAGATGCTGATCTTCTTCTTCGCCACCTACGCCGTCGACAAGATGGGATCGCCGCCGGAAATCGCGGCGGTCATCCTGCCCTTTTCCTCCCCCTTCGCCATGATCGCGCGGGCGGCGCAGTCGGACGCGCTCTGGCCCCATCTGCTCGCCATCGCCTGGCAGATGCTCTGGGTCGGGCTGATCATCCGCATCGGCGTGCTGCTGTTCCGCCGCCATGTGCTGAAATCGGGCGGCGGCTGGTGGAAACAGCTATTCAGAAGCGCGACAGGTTGA
- the queG gene encoding tRNA epoxyqueuosine(34) reductase QueG codes for MPTQNETLEQRLKAEASRLGFAACAIARSDAAPLAGKRLEAWLDAGHHGDMLWMEERAGQRGSPQGLWPDVRSVVMLGMSYAPGRDPLALAEVGDRGRISVYAQGRDYHDVVKKGLKALARWLVDQQPGALKVFVDTAPVMEKPLAQAAGLGWQGKHSNLVSRVHGSWLFLGAIYSEIALVPDAPEEDHCGSCSACQAACPTDAFPAPYVVDARRCISYLTIEHKGPIPEEFRAAIGNRIYGCDDCLAVCPWNKFADRAAANRAFVGRAELAAPELGDLLALEDAGFREIFSGSPIKRIGRNRMVRNAAIAAGNSGDRRLIGPLQALVTDDDPAVAEAADWALARLA; via the coding sequence ATGCCAACGCAAAACGAAACATTGGAACAGCGGCTTAAGGCCGAAGCGTCGCGGCTGGGCTTTGCCGCCTGCGCCATCGCGCGCTCAGATGCCGCGCCATTGGCAGGGAAGCGGTTGGAGGCTTGGCTGGACGCCGGGCATCATGGCGACATGCTGTGGATGGAGGAACGCGCCGGGCAGCGGGGGTCGCCGCAAGGGCTGTGGCCCGATGTGCGCAGCGTCGTCATGCTGGGGATGAGCTATGCGCCGGGGCGCGATCCCCTGGCCCTGGCGGAGGTCGGCGACCGGGGGCGGATTTCGGTCTATGCGCAGGGGCGGGATTATCATGACGTCGTCAAGAAGGGGCTGAAGGCGCTGGCCCGCTGGCTGGTCGATCAGCAGCCGGGCGCGCTCAAGGTCTTTGTCGACACCGCGCCGGTGATGGAAAAGCCGCTGGCGCAGGCGGCGGGGCTGGGCTGGCAGGGGAAGCACAGCAATCTGGTCAGCCGTGTCCATGGAAGCTGGCTGTTCCTGGGGGCGATCTACAGCGAGATCGCGCTGGTCCCCGATGCGCCGGAGGAGGACCATTGCGGCAGTTGTTCCGCCTGTCAGGCGGCGTGCCCGACCGATGCCTTTCCCGCGCCCTATGTGGTCGATGCGCGGCGGTGCATTTCCTACCTCACCATCGAGCATAAGGGACCGATTCCGGAGGAGTTCCGGGCGGCGATCGGCAATCGCATCTATGGCTGCGACGATTGTCTGGCGGTGTGTCCGTGGAACAAATTTGCCGATCGTGCGGCGGCGAACCGGGCCTTTGTCGGGCGGGCGGAGCTGGCGGCGCCGGAACTGGGCGATCTGCTGGCGCTGGAGGATGCGGGTTTTCGCGAGATTTTTTCAGGCTCTCCGATCAAGCGGATCGGGCGGAACCGGATGGTGCGCAACGCCGCCATCGCGGCGGGGAACAGCGGCGACAGGCGGCTGATCGGGCCGTTGCAGGCGCTGGTGACGGACGACGATCCGGCGGTGGCGGAGGCAGCCGATTGGGCGTTGGCGCGGCTGGCCTAA
- the purH gene encoding bifunctional phosphoribosylaminoimidazolecarboxamide formyltransferase/IMP cyclohydrolase — protein MSDVTIKRALLSVSDKSGLIELGQALGKHGVELVSTGGTAKALRDAGLAVKDISDLTGFPEMMDGRVKTLHPKVHGGLLAVRDNPDHVASMQQHEIGAIDLVVVNLYPFAATVAKGAEREEIIENIDIGGPSMVRSAAKNHESVAIVTDPADYARLIAEMEEKGGATSYDFRRMLAAKAYAATAAYDSMIASWFAFADQGVQFPETLAVSSKLGSTLRYGENPHQSAALYLPVGPSAKGIAQAKQIQGKELSYNNYNDADAALELVSEFRDGPPTVVIVKHANPCGVATGNTLIEAYEAALACDSVSAFGGIIAVNRPLDGPTAEAISGIFTEVVAAPDADEDAKAIFAKKKNLRLLLTGALPDPARPGLQIKSIAGGLLVQGRDNGRISRDQLKVVTRRAPTEQELSDCLFAWTVAKHVKSNAIVYAKDNGTAGIGAGQMNRLESARIAAWKARDAAEKAGWSEARTIGSAVASDAFFPFADGLLAAVEAGATAVIQPGGSIRDDEVIAAADEAGLAMVFTGMRHFRH, from the coding sequence ATGTCAGACGTCACCATCAAACGCGCCCTTCTTTCCGTGTCGGACAAGTCCGGCCTCATCGAACTGGGCCAGGCGCTGGGCAAGCATGGCGTGGAACTGGTGTCGACCGGCGGCACGGCCAAGGCGCTGCGCGACGCGGGTCTTGCCGTGAAGGATATCTCCGACCTCACCGGCTTCCCGGAAATGATGGACGGCCGCGTCAAAACGCTGCATCCCAAGGTGCATGGCGGCCTGCTCGCCGTGCGCGACAATCCCGATCATGTCGCCTCCATGCAGCAGCATGAAATCGGCGCGATCGACCTGGTCGTCGTCAACCTCTATCCCTTCGCCGCCACTGTCGCCAAGGGCGCGGAGCGCGAGGAAATCATCGAGAATATCGACATTGGCGGCCCCTCCATGGTCCGCTCCGCCGCGAAGAATCATGAGAGCGTGGCGATCGTCACCGACCCCGCCGACTATGCCCGCCTGATCGCGGAAATGGAGGAAAAGGGCGGCGCGACCAGCTACGACTTCCGCCGGATGCTGGCGGCCAAGGCCTATGCCGCCACCGCCGCCTATGACTCGATGATCGCAAGCTGGTTCGCCTTCGCCGATCAGGGCGTGCAGTTCCCCGAAACCCTCGCCGTGTCGAGCAAGCTGGGTTCGACCCTGCGCTATGGCGAGAATCCGCACCAGTCGGCGGCGCTGTATCTGCCGGTCGGCCCTTCGGCGAAGGGCATCGCCCAGGCGAAGCAGATCCAGGGCAAGGAACTCAGCTACAATAATTACAACGACGCCGACGCCGCGCTGGAACTGGTCAGCGAATTCCGCGACGGGCCGCCGACCGTCGTCATCGTCAAGCACGCCAATCCCTGCGGCGTGGCGACCGGCAATACGCTGATCGAGGCCTATGAAGCCGCGCTCGCCTGCGACAGCGTCTCGGCCTTCGGCGGCATCATCGCCGTGAACCGCCCGCTCGACGGCCCGACCGCCGAAGCGATCAGCGGTATCTTCACCGAAGTCGTCGCCGCGCCCGACGCGGACGAGGATGCCAAGGCGATCTTCGCGAAGAAGAAGAACCTCCGCCTGCTGCTGACCGGTGCACTGCCCGATCCGGCGCGTCCCGGCCTTCAGATCAAGAGCATCGCCGGCGGGCTGCTGGTGCAGGGCCGCGACAATGGCCGCATCAGCCGCGACCAGTTGAAGGTCGTGACCAGGCGCGCTCCGACCGAACAGGAACTGAGCGACTGCCTGTTCGCCTGGACCGTCGCAAAGCATGTGAAGTCCAACGCCATCGTCTATGCGAAGGACAACGGCACCGCAGGCATCGGCGCGGGGCAGATGAACCGTCTCGAATCCGCCCGCATCGCCGCGTGGAAGGCCAGGGACGCTGCCGAAAAGGCGGGCTGGAGCGAAGCCCGCACCATCGGATCGGCGGTCGCCTCCGACGCTTTCTTCCCCTTTGCCGACGGCCTGCTGGCAGCGGTCGAGGCGGGTGCGACGGCGGTGATCCAGCCGGGCGGATCGATCCGCGATGACGAGGTGATCGCCGCCGCCGATGAAGCGGGCCTCGCCATGGTCTTCACCGGCATGCGCCACTTCCGTCACTGA
- a CDS encoding beta-ketoacyl-ACP synthase III, protein MIRRSVLLGTGSALPVRSVSNAELAETVDTSDEWIVERTGIRTRYIAGEGETTATLATDAARAALESAGMSAQDIDLIILATATPDQTFPASATIVQAALGIDDCVAFDVAAVCSGFLYAITVADSMICSGAARNAIVIGSETFSRILDWEDRTTCVLFGDGAGAVVLGAEESADGKRGILASKLHADGRHNQLLYVDGGPSTTQTVGKLRMKGQEVFRHAVTNLASVLTEVMAAADMTPADIDWLVPHQANARILDATARKLKLAREKVVMTVDRHANTSAASVPLALDLAMRDGRIKAGDLLVLEAMGGGFTWGACVLRV, encoded by the coding sequence GTGATCCGCCGATCCGTTCTCCTGGGCACGGGCTCCGCCCTGCCGGTCCGCTCCGTCAGCAATGCCGAACTGGCGGAAACCGTGGACACGAGCGACGAATGGATCGTCGAGCGCACGGGCATCCGCACCCGCTACATAGCGGGCGAGGGCGAAACCACCGCCACGCTCGCCACGGACGCTGCCAGGGCCGCGCTGGAATCCGCGGGCATGTCCGCGCAGGACATCGACCTCATCATCCTGGCGACGGCAACACCCGACCAGACCTTTCCTGCCTCCGCCACCATCGTTCAGGCTGCGCTGGGCATCGACGATTGCGTCGCCTTCGACGTGGCGGCGGTCTGTTCCGGCTTCCTCTACGCCATCACCGTGGCGGACAGCATGATCTGCTCCGGCGCGGCGCGCAATGCGATCGTGATCGGTTCGGAAACCTTCAGCCGCATTCTCGACTGGGAAGACCGGACCACCTGCGTCCTTTTCGGCGACGGCGCGGGGGCGGTCGTGCTGGGCGCGGAGGAAAGCGCTGACGGCAAGCGCGGCATCCTCGCCTCGAAACTCCATGCCGACGGCCGCCACAACCAGCTTCTCTATGTCGACGGCGGCCCCTCCACTACGCAGACGGTCGGCAAGCTGCGCATGAAGGGGCAAGAAGTCTTCCGCCACGCCGTCACCAACCTGGCCTCGGTACTGACCGAAGTGATGGCCGCCGCCGACATGACCCCGGCGGACATCGACTGGCTGGTCCCGCATCAGGCCAATGCCCGCATCCTGGACGCCACCGCGCGGAAGCTGAAGCTGGCGCGGGAAAAGGTGGTGATGACGGTGGACCGCCATGCGAACACCTCCGCCGCGTCGGTGCCCCTGGCGCTCGATCTCGCCATGCGGGACGGGCGCATCAAGGCCGGCGACCTGCTGGTGCTGGAAGCGATGGGCGGCGGCTTCACCTGGGGCGCCTGCGTTCTGCGGGTATAG
- the rpmF gene encoding 50S ribosomal protein L32, with translation MAVPKRKTSPSRRGMRRSHDSLRVEAFQECSNCGELKRPHNLCDACGHYNGREIVAVGA, from the coding sequence ATGGCTGTCCCCAAGAGGAAAACGTCCCCCTCCCGTCGCGGCATGCGCCGCAGCCACGATTCGCTGCGCGTCGAAGCGTTCCAGGAATGCTCGAACTGCGGCGAACTGAAGCGCCCGCACAATCTGTGCGACGCCTGCGGCCATTATAACGGTCGCGAAATCGTCGCCGTCGGGGCCTGA
- the plsX gene encoding phosphate acyltransferase PlsX, producing MGGDEGVRVMMAGVALARRRHDGLRFTLFGDEARIKSALDNHPNLRAASEIVHAPDVVDAGDKPSVAVRKKTSSMSMAIAAVKAGDCGAAVSSGNTGALMAMAKLALRTMKGVDRPALAAMLPTLGDNDVVMLDLGANTECDARNLVQFAVMGAAYARIALDLERPRVRLMNIGTEEMKGTEEIRDAAAILRAATSLPLSFEGFTEGDKIGRGDVDVIVSDGFSGNVALKTAEGTARFVTDLLRTAFTSSIRSKLGFLISKPAMHLLRHHLDPNNHNGAVFLGLNGVVVKSHGSANDKGVANAVHVAARLLEEDITRRIAADMHGIEGLTAPASRMELPAK from the coding sequence ATGGGCGGGGATGAAGGCGTGCGCGTGATGATGGCGGGCGTGGCGCTCGCCCGTCGCCGTCACGATGGGCTGCGCTTCACCCTTTTCGGAGACGAAGCGCGGATCAAGTCCGCGCTCGACAACCACCCCAATCTGCGCGCCGCATCGGAAATCGTCCACGCGCCCGATGTCGTGGATGCGGGCGACAAGCCCAGCGTAGCCGTTCGCAAGAAGACCAGCTCCATGAGCATGGCCATCGCGGCGGTGAAGGCGGGTGATTGCGGCGCGGCTGTCTCCTCCGGCAATACCGGCGCGCTGATGGCGATGGCGAAGCTGGCCCTGCGCACCATGAAGGGCGTCGACCGGCCCGCGCTGGCCGCCATGCTGCCGACGCTCGGCGACAATGACGTGGTCATGCTGGACCTGGGCGCCAACACCGAATGCGATGCGCGCAACCTGGTGCAGTTCGCGGTGATGGGCGCGGCCTATGCCCGCATCGCCCTTGACCTCGAACGCCCTCGCGTCCGGCTGATGAACATCGGCACGGAGGAGATGAAGGGGACGGAGGAAATCCGCGACGCCGCCGCGATCCTGCGCGCCGCGACCAGCCTGCCGCTGTCCTTCGAAGGCTTCACCGAAGGCGACAAGATCGGCCGGGGCGATGTCGACGTCATCGTGTCGGACGGCTTTTCCGGCAATGTCGCCTTGAAGACGGCGGAGGGCACGGCCCGTTTCGTCACCGACCTGCTGCGCACCGCCTTCACCAGCTCGATCCGCTCGAAACTGGGCTTTCTGATCTCCAAGCCGGCGATGCATCTGCTGCGCCACCATCTTGACCCCAACAACCATAATGGGGCCGTCTTCCTGGGCCTCAACGGCGTCGTGGTGAAGAGCCATGGCAGCGCCAACGACAAGGGGGTGGCCAATGCCGTCCATGTCGCCGCGCGCCTGCTGGAAGAAGACATCACCCGGCGCATCGCCGCCGACATGCATGGGATCGAGGGGCTGACCGCCCCCGCATCCAGGATGGAGCTGCCCGCAAAGTGA
- a CDS encoding UrcA family protein: MTRKTLVALAAAMVLALPAANAFAGINDMDVVVDGRTGAETRSIAVSMADLNLTSTHGARMADSRITKAAKKVCGWMSGSILPETPDYRACFGEALDGARTDLDTLIQSQRQG; the protein is encoded by the coding sequence ATGACCAGAAAGACGCTGGTGGCGCTTGCCGCCGCTATGGTTCTCGCGCTGCCCGCCGCCAATGCCTTTGCCGGCATCAACGACATGGATGTGGTCGTCGACGGCCGCACAGGCGCGGAAACCCGCAGCATCGCGGTATCGATGGCTGATCTCAACCTGACCAGCACGCATGGCGCGCGCATGGCCGATTCGCGCATCACCAAGGCCGCCAAGAAGGTGTGCGGCTGGATGAGCGGATCGATCCTGCCCGAAACGCCTGATTATCGCGCCTGTTTCGGCGAAGCGCTGGACGGCGCCCGCACGGACCTTGATACGTTGATCCAGTCGCAGCGTCAGGGCTGA